The genomic segment ctgtggagcagtatgcagagctttatgttaaggagatcgttcgacttcatggggctccgaggtcaatagtatccgacagagaccccactttcacttccaagttttggaagagcctgcagaaggaaatgggcacgcagcttcggtttagtaccgcttatcatcctcagacggatggacagtctgagaggacaattcaaatactggaggacatgttacgagcttgtgtcttggattttgagggatcttggagtaagtatctccctctgattgagttttcgtacaataacagttatcaggcgactatcggagtggctccgtatgagatgttgtatggtagaaaatgcagatcaccgattcactgggatgagacaggtgagagaaggtatttaggtcctgagatggttcagaggaacaatgaggcacttgagaaaattagagctcgtatgctcgcctcccagagtcgccagaagagttattcagatcagaaacgcaggagcgtagaatttcaggttggtgatcatgtattcctcagggtttcacccctgagaggagtaaaacgatttggcgttcggggcaagctgagtcccaggtttgttggcccatttgaggttctagaacgaattggggaggtggcttataggttagcaatgcctccagctttatcaggagttcatgacgtgtttcatgtgtccatgctccggaagtatgtttcggactctactcatgtgttgagctatgagaacttggagttggatcgggacttatcatacgaagaaaagcctgttcagatccttgataggaaggacaaggccttgaggagcaagaccatccccttggttaaagtattgtggagaaacagcaaggtcgaagaggcgacatgggaactggaatcagatatgcgggagcggcatcccgagttgttcaggtaaatttcgaggacgaaattctcatgaggaggggatagttgtaacgacccaaattcagtgttaaggcttaagggcctggagtagtgtgcctggagggcatgatgggattttgtgtgtgactttattaagtttaatgcatcattatgatttattgcacgttatatgactattggattatttgagatgcatgactatgtgaatcagtatgcatgtagaactgattgtcttaaaatgagcatgattgtaacttggccatgttagggcataactgtgataattatactatgtgaattgtgccatgtgagtgtgatgttttaccaggatgcacgcatcgggacggtcctagtgagccagttagtctaaaagtcacaacgggttgttgtacccggctcgggaggagcccaggggtacttcgggaatcttgtaagttgagtttagaaagagtgattagtattggtaatttggtaaccatttgtaactgctgtgagtaacaagttttaagataggaagtggtagaattgaaatgaaagtgttaagacttaagtacccttgaaggtttagcttagaaggattagtaaggaggggtaatttggtcttttggcaaggcaaatagacattatgcagctgggatttagggggtacggtttgggcatttgggtcacttgtggctttgataaattagaagagaaggaaaagaagaggagagaaaggctagggcaaagaagaagaaagaagaagaggtgtagaaaggggctgaagtgggaagctcagaaggagatcaagggaacttttagggtggattctactcttgaggtaaggatcttatgcttatttaagtttgttttctgtgttggttgaggaatttaatgcttgagttaagattttcatgggttttgatttgggttgttgaatttgaaatcaaaggagtggatcttgtgtgtattgatgttttggatttgattctagtgtttatggggtgttagattgttcatatgaggtttggatttgagttttggggtttaggttttggtttgggatgatttggggaggttaaagctcggggaaaattgcaggaaaaacccagaattctgggtctgcgaaggcgtgccgcggcagggtttttgtgtgccgcggcaagggagcttctgtctgatgggtgccgcggcacaaggatgtggtgccgcggcacaaggcaattttcagggtagctctttttggcaatt from the Humulus lupulus chromosome X, drHumLupu1.1, whole genome shotgun sequence genome contains:
- the LOC133806379 gene encoding uncharacterized protein LOC133806379, producing MEDTRAFVCEMESMLVTEQSKLSTLEETSSNLLEEVVGHTRAVEEDLAKAHEKLWLSWTESLAHTEKLIKAREDAARSNRDMDLSLIEDPNIRTVMKAHLEVEEDRAAQKREATAAGRIPKDDCVIKLVEESRQKSYSDQKRRSVEFQVGDHVFLRVSPLRGVKRFGVRGKLSPRFVGPFEVLERIGEVAYRLAMPPALSGVHDVFHVSMLRKYVSDSTHVLSYENLELDRDLSYEEKPVQILDRKDKALRSKTIPLVKVLWRNSKVEEATWELESDMRERHPE